One Aquarana catesbeiana isolate 2022-GZ linkage group LG06, ASM4218655v1, whole genome shotgun sequence genomic region harbors:
- the RPRM gene encoding protein reprimo codes for MINGLFALNSFCHFQQDHLFHVSLNYKDFGKMNQTDATLFLSNSSNSLGNLFNCCTQASVVTDDGFEVPSVDERNLFVMRVVQIAVMCVLSLTVIFGIFFLGCNLLIKSEGMINFLVKERRPSKEVEAVIVGPY; via the coding sequence ATGATTAATGGACTCTTTGCTTTGAATTCTTTCTGCCACTTTCAGCAGGACCACCTGTTTCACGTCTCATTAAATTACAAGGACTTTGGAAAGATGAACCAAACAGATGCTACACTTTTTCTCTCCAACAGCAGTAACTCTTTGGGCAACCTCTTTAATTGCTGCACCCAGGCTTCTGTGGTCACAGACGATGGGTTCGAGGTCCCCTCCGTAGACGAGAGAAACCTCTTTGTCATGCGAGTCGTTCAGATCGCGGTTATGTGCGTCCTGTCCCTCACCGTCATCTTTGGGATTTTCTTCCTAGGGTGCAACCTGCTAATCAAATCCGAGGGCATGATAAACTTTTTGGTGAAGGAAAGGAGACCGTCCAAAGAAGTTGAAGCGGTAATCGTTGGCCCGTACTGA